CCAGCGGGAAGCGCGCCGTGCGCACCTCGCCGCTGTGCAGCCCCACGCGGAACAGCCCCGGCTCCGGCGCCTTGGCCAGCTCGTACGACAGCCACGCGTTCTGCCCCGCGTCCGCGTCCACCGCCACCACCTTGGCCACCAGCGCCCCGGGCTCGGCCGAGCGCGGCGCCAGCTCCACGCCCGCCCAGCCCGCGCCCGGCGGCGGGTACAGCACCTGcggcgcgttgtcgttctcGTCCACGATCACGAGCCGCACCGACACGTTGCTGCTCAGCGCCGGCGCCCCGCCGTCCTCCGCccgcacccacagccccacctcGCGCACCTCCTCGTAGTCGAAGGAGCGCAGCGCGTACAGCGCGCCCGTCTCCGCCTGCACCGACACGTAGGACGAGAGCGGCGCGCCCCGCACGCGCCCCTCCGACAGCCGGTACCGCACGCGCGCGTTCTGACCCCAGTCCGCGTCCGCCGCCCGCACCGTCAGCACCAGCGCGCCCGCCGCGTTGTTCTCGGGCAGCCGGGCGCTGTAGCGCGCCTCCGCGAACAccggcgcgttgtcgttcacgTCCAGCACCCGCAGCGCCAGCACCGCGCTGCTCCACAGCGACGGCGACCCGCCGTCCGCCGCCCGCACCGTCACGTTGTACTCCGACACCTTCTCACGGTCCAACTCCTCGGCCGTCACCACGCTGTAATAATTATCAAAGGTCTTCTCCAGACGGAACGGCAGCCGCTCCGCGATGCTGCACCGCACCTCGCCGTTCGCCCCCGAGTCCCTGTCTTGGACATTGAAAATTGCGATGACAGTCCCCAGCGGTGTATCTTCTGGGACCGAACTGAATACTGACGTGATGACAATCTCGGGGATGTGGTTGTTCACGTCAGCTACCTTGATAAGAACCTTGCTGTGCGACGAGAGTCCGCCCGCGTCCCGGGCTTGCACGTGCAATTCGTAAAATGTCTGTTCCTcgaaattcagcttttcttttatctCGATTTCTCCACTTTCAGGATCCAGCTTAAAAGTCTTGTCGAACTGCTCCGGGATTTTAAAGAACGAGTACTTCACCTCGGCGTTTGGCCCCTCGTCTCTGTCAGTCGCTGTCACCTGCAACACTCGACTTCCCACGGCCATGTCTTCTCTCACGGTCACCTTATACACAGACTGAGTAAATTCCGGAGCATTGTCGTTTCCATCTAACACAATGATTTGGATTGTTGTCGATCCCGATTTCATAGGACTTCCGTTGTCTGTGGCCGTCAGGGTCAAATTATGAGCAGCCTGCTCTTCTCGATCCAAAGATCGCTGCAATATTAATTCCGGATATTTCACACCATCATCTCCATTCTTCACGTCCAAGGTGAAATAATGGGTCTCGCTACACTCATAATTCTGTAAAGAGTTCACTCCTATGTCGGGATCTTGAGCTTTCTCCAATGGGAAACGCGTGCCTGGTGGGGTATACTCGCTGATTTCTAAGACGCTTTTCCTCTCTGGGAAACTGGGAGAATTATCATTAATATCTTGTACTTGTACCTCCCCTTTGTAAAGTTTCATTGGATTTTTTACAAGAATCTCAAAATTTATAACACATGTAGCAGCAGCGGCGcatatttcttctctgtccaccCGCTCCTTGATAGATAAGTGGCCGTTTTGCAAATCCAAAAAAAAGTACTGCGTCCTACCTTTGTCAACAACGAAGGCGCCTCGATCGCGGAGCGCCGGCAGGTCGAGCCCCAGGTCCTTGGCCACGTCGCCCACGAACGAGCCCTTCGGCATCTCCTCGGGAAGCGAGTAGCGCAGCTGCCCCCACGCCGCCTCCCACGCCGCCACCAGCACGCACCACAGCAGGGATCGCTCACGCCGGCCCCGGCGCCCTCCTCTCTCCGCCATTGCAAAGCCCGGCAGCACCTGCCCGCTCGCCCCTCCGCCCACCGGAGCCGGCCTGCGGGTCACCGCTGTCGCCGcgctcctcctgcccagccttCCCCCGAGCAGCCCAGCTCggctcggctgggctcggctCGGTCCCACCGCACTGCTTGTGGCTCGGATCCTGCAGCCCCGCGGCTCGCTCGCCGGCTCGCCGTTGCTCCAGCGGTCACCTCCCGCCCGTCGGCCCATCGTGAGCCAACAGCGACACTCGCAGCCACAGGCAGCAACTGCAGCGCTCTGGCGCTGCGAAGCGGCCCTCCGCGTTGCCGGCTTCACACTCCTGCTCAGACAACAGCGTCTGCTGAAGCCCCGGCTGGCGATCATCCCTAACAGTACTTACAGAAGCAGGGGTCATGCACGCATTCGGGATAGTCGCTCTGACAAGTCCTGCCCACCGCATTGCtgcatagaatcacagaatgacagaatgatTGATAGAACAATGGAATGGAATGATGGAATGATGGAATGATGAAATcatggaatcatggaatcatagaatggtctggGAAGTGACCTTTAAAGGTTATCTACTTCAACTTCCCCCTACAATGAGGAGGGACATATTCAACTAGACACCATCTGCAAATGTGCTGAGGccgcactcgatcccactgtctgtgtcgCTGACAAAGCTactaaacagtactggtccccgGACGGAGCAccgagggacaccactcatcactgatctccatccgGGCATAGAGCCATTGACCACCACTCTCTGGAGGCAACCATCCAGGCAAGTCCTTATCCGCCAaatagtccatccatcaaacccatCTCTCTCCCATGTAGAGAGAAGGCTGTTGTGGAGGAccgtgtcaaaggccttacagaagtctgGGCAGGTGACATCCATGGCTCTTGCCTTGTGCACTGAGGTAGTCgctccatcacagaaggccacagGGCTGGTCAGGgaagacttgcccttggtgaagccatgctggctgtctcaaatctcctccctgtcctccatggcTTCTAGGAGCATCTGTTCCTTGATCATCCCAGGCTGATGGGTCAGTAGTTCCCGGGGCCCTCCTTTCTACCTTTTTTAGAaatgggtgcaatgtttccatttttccagtcaccagggacttcacctgactgccatgacttttcaaatgtcatgGCTGGTGGCTTGACAGctacatcagccaattccctcaggactctCAGATGCATCTTcacataagaaagacatggagctgttggagcaagtccagaggaggtccacagagatgatcagagggctggaactcttctcctatgaagacagactgagagagttggggttgttcagcctggagaagaaaaggctccagggggaccttatagcagccttccagtacctaaaggggcctacaagaaagctggagagagaatgttgacaagggcatggagtgacaggagaagggggaaggctttaaacagaaagatttaaattagaggttaggaaaaaattattcactgtgATGGTAGGGAGACACTGGAAGTGGTctcccagagaagctgcagatgccccatccctggaagtgttcaaggccaggttggatggggctttgggcaacctggtctagtggaaggtgtccctgcccatagcaggtgtgttggaactagatgatctttgcggtcccttccaatccaaaccattctacaattttatgattctatgattctatgagtctgtGAGTCTATGATCTAgtcaggtcccatagacttatGTATGTTCAAATTGCTCAGGTGGTCTCAAACCCCATCTTCTCTTGCAGTGGCAGGCACTTTGCTCCCTAGTCCCTGTCTTCAGGTTCATCCACTCGAGCAgtgtgggaagagaggtggccagtgaagactgaggcaaagaagttgttgagtacctcagccagCCTCCTCCTTGTCTGCTGTTACCAGTTCGCTAGTCATGTTCATCAGGGCAGGTACCCTTTCTTTGACCCTTCCTTTTCCGGCTGACATACCTATTGAAGATCCTCTTCATACTCTTTGCGTCCtttgccaagttcagctccagccaCGCCTTCGCCTTCTTgaccccatccctacacaaccGGCCAAAGTCCCTACATTCCTCCCAGgagccctgtccctgcttccactgcctgtgcatttctttcttgccttttagtttgaccagcaggtctTTACTCAGCCGTGCcggtctcttgccttcctttcctgactTCTTACACATGGGGATCGAGAGGTCCTGCGCTCTTTGGAAAGCATCCTTAAAGAtgtgccagctctgttctgctctcttGTCCCTCAAGGCAGTTACCCAGGGGCTTCTACTGACTCATGCCTACAACAGCTgcaagtttgttttcctgaaattcagGCTCTGGACTTTACCCTTTGCCTGACCCCTGTCCCTCAGGACTGCAGACTCCACCACTGCATGATCACTgtagcccaggctgcctccaaTTTTGACATCTCTGATTAGCTCACTCGTGTTGGTGACCAACAGGTCCCATCTGATAGGCCTGTCTATTCCCTGGCCTGAGAAGTTATCCTTCCTAAAGGGCACCTCCAACGAGCCCCTCAGGAAAGTTCAGCAGTGTGTTCAGGCCCTCCGGTACACGCAACAGGTTCCCcctctgtcgtggtttagccccagctggcagatGAGCACCATGCGGCTGCTCACTCACcacccccagcaggatggggaggagaatgggaaacaCAGAGGCAAAACCTCGTGGGTTGGCATAAgaacagtttactgggacagcaaagggagagggaaatagcaacaacagtactgataatgGAATATACACAACgtgtgataacagaaagcaatttaccatTCTGACGACTGACTGGATGCTCAGC
This DNA window, taken from Grus americana isolate bGruAme1 chromosome 14, bGruAme1.mat, whole genome shotgun sequence, encodes the following:
- the LOC129212957 gene encoding protocadherin gamma-A3-like isoform X9, whose translation is MAERGGRRGRRERSLLWCVLVAAWEAAWGQLRYSLPEEMPKGSFVGDVAKDLGLDLPALRDRGAFVVDKGRTQYFFLDLQNGHLSIKERVDREEICAAAATCVINFEILVKNPMKLYKGEVQVQDINDNSPSFPERKSVLEISEYTPPGTRFPLEKAQDPDIGVNSLQNYECSETHYFTLDVKNGDDGVKYPELILQRSLDREEQAAHNLTLTATDNGSPMKSGSTTIQIIVLDGNDNAPEFTQSVYKVTVREDMAVGSRVLQVTATDRDEGPNAEVKYSFFKIPEQFDKTFKLDPESGEIEIKEKLNFEEQTFYELHVQARDAGGLSSHSKVLIKVADVNNHIPEIVITSVFSSVPEDTPLGTVIAIFNVQDRDSGANGEVRCSIAERLPFRLEKTFDNYYSVVTAEELDREKVSEYNVTVRAADGGSPSLWSSAVLALRVLDVNDNAPVFAEARYSARLPENNAAGALVLTVRAADADWGQNARVRYRLSEGRVRGAPLSSYVSVQAETGALYALRSFDYEEVREVGLWVRAEDGGAPALSSNVSVRLVIVDENDNAPQVLYPPPGAGWAGVELAPRSAEPGALVAKVVAVDADAGQNAWLSYELAKAPEPGLFRVGLHSGEVRTARFPLARDAARQSLVVVVKDHGRPALSATATLTVVLAESVAELLSELGSAAAAPGEPAGSLTRWLVVAVAAVSCLFLAFLLLLLALRLRRWRRSQLLAAGSGALRGVPASHFVGIDGVRAFLHSYSHEVSLTADSRKSQLRLSGGSCCDTLPARAPVEVPGDLIPTGDHVDENGRQVSFQQAQPNTDWRFSQTQRPGTSGSQNGEEGGAWPNNQFDTEMLQAMILASANEAADGNSTLGGGTGTMGLSARYGPQFTLQHVPDYRQNVYIPGSTATLTNAASKRDAKNAASAGGNKKKSGKKEKK